A region from the Pelobates fuscus isolate aPelFus1 chromosome 3, aPelFus1.pri, whole genome shotgun sequence genome encodes:
- the LOC134600974 gene encoding zinc finger and SCAN domain-containing protein 2-like: MMANQKFTSSFGDSMGEDNTEDLHMPVSSNDIIGEDSHVFHSNHESKCWGISKIRKRPHKSIDNKRRKVDECLERNLTDENNATENTQPENILTHIKEESDSSDEGNRSDTDFYSSTEPLQSGKSVLYEDSSFTDTDYNAAGYTSSKDESDLCEEDTIESRISTPTEHLSDEITFPIGKNFPQLENTSQQATHATERMFRCKECHQCFTNNSDLVQHLHFHKENKLTCSDCGKQFTYKSDLVLHQRYHTGEKLFVCPECGKCFTKNSVLTSHLRIHTGEKPFSCSVCGKSFTENSGLVKHKRIHTGERPFTCSHCGKSFSNSSNLIKHQRIHTGEKPFACTLCGKRFHQKPQLVSHQRIHIGQK; the protein is encoded by the coding sequence ATGATGGCGAATCAGAAATTTACAAGCTCATTTGGTGACTCGATGGGAGAGGACAACACTGAAGATCTTCATATGCCTGTTTCTTCAAATGATATTATAGGCGAAGATAGTCATGTCTTTCACAGCAATCACGAATCAAAATGCTGGGGTATAAGTAAAATAAGGAAAAGACCGCACAAATCTATAGACAACAAAAGAAGGAAAGTGGATGAATGTTTAGAAAGAAATTTAACAGATGAAAATAATGCCACAGAAAATACACAGCCCGAAAATATATTAACTCATATTAAGGAGGAATCGGACTCAAGTGATGAAGGAAATAGATCAGACACtgacttttattcatctacagaACCTCTGCAGTCAGGAAAATCAGTCTTATATGAAGATAGTAGTTTTACAGATACTGACTATAATGCAGCAGGTTATACATCTTCAAAAGACGAATCAGACCTGTGCGAAGAAGATACAATAGAATCTAGAATTTCTACACCCACAGAACATCTCAGCGATGAGATTACATTTCCTATTGGGAAAAACTTTCCTCAGTTAGAGAATACATCCCAGCAAGCAACACATGCCACAGAAAGAATGTTTAGGTGCAAAGAGTGTCACCAGTGCTTTACTAATAACTCAGATCTTGTTCAGCACCTACATTTTCACAAAGAGAACAAGTTGACTTGTTCTGACTGTGGTAAACAATTCACATATAAGTCAGATCTTGTTCTACATCAGCGATATCACACAGGTGAAAAATTGTTTGTATGCCCTGAATGTGGTAAATGTTTTACTAAGAATTCTGTTCTCACCAGTCATCTAAGGATCCACACAGGGGAGaagccattctcatgttctgtatGTGGTAAATCATTTACTGAAAACTCTGGTCTTGTAAAACATAAACGGATTCATACAGGTGAGAGGCCATTCACATGCTCTCACTGTGGAAAAAGTTTTAGCAACAGCTCCAACCTAATAAAacatcagagaattcacacaggGGAGAAGCCATTTGCATGCACTTTATGTGGAAAAAGGTTTCACCAAAAACCACAGCTTGTATCACATCAGAGGATTCACATTGGACAAAAGTAA